A window from Candidatus Arthromitus sp. SFB-rat-Yit encodes these proteins:
- the rpoD gene encoding RNA polymerase sigma factor RpoD — protein MKDNSYVMSVLKGLLTKGKESGGLLSKDIMDELEDVDLTPEHVEKLYIALDKMGIEVVDNFSNEFVEDLDLNSVIPEGITMDDPVRMYLKEIGSVQLLTSEEEILLSKKIKQNDVTSRMARKKLAEANLRLVVSIAKRYVGRGMLFLDLIQEGNLGLIKAVEKFDHTKGFKFSTYATWWIRQSITRAIADQARTIRIPVHMVETINKYTRVSRQLLQELGRDPLSEEIAKEMNMPENKVRDIRKIAQEPVSLETPIGEEEDSHLGDFIPDDDAPAPAEVAAFTLLKEQLMNVLDTLSPREKNVLKLRFGLDDGRARTLEEVGKEFKVTRERIRQIEAKALRKLRHPSRSKKLKDYLE, from the coding sequence GTGAAGGATAATAGTTATGTTATGTCTGTCTTAAAAGGTTTGTTAACTAAAGGAAAAGAGTCAGGCGGATTATTATCCAAAGACATAATGGATGAATTAGAAGATGTAGACTTGACTCCAGAACATGTTGAAAAGTTATATATAGCTTTAGACAAGATGGGAATAGAAGTGGTAGATAATTTTTCTAATGAATTTGTTGAGGATTTGGATTTAAACTCTGTAATACCTGAAGGTATTACTATGGATGATCCTGTTAGAATGTATTTAAAAGAAATAGGAAGTGTTCAACTTCTTACGTCAGAAGAGGAGATTTTATTATCAAAAAAAATAAAGCAGAATGATGTGACTTCTAGAATGGCTAGAAAGAAATTAGCAGAAGCAAATTTAAGATTGGTTGTGAGTATTGCTAAGAGGTATGTAGGAAGAGGAATGCTTTTTTTAGATTTAATACAAGAGGGAAATCTTGGATTAATAAAAGCAGTAGAAAAGTTTGATCATACAAAGGGATTCAAATTTAGTACCTATGCTACATGGTGGATTAGACAATCTATAACTAGAGCGATTGCAGATCAAGCTAGAACTATTAGAATTCCCGTTCATATGGTTGAAACTATTAATAAATATACTAGAGTATCTAGGCAATTATTGCAAGAATTAGGGAGAGATCCTCTATCTGAAGAAATAGCAAAAGAAATGAATATGCCAGAGAATAAGGTGAGAGATATCCGTAAAATTGCACAGGAACCTGTATCTTTAGAAACTCCAATTGGAGAGGAAGAAGATAGTCATTTAGGTGATTTTATTCCTGATGATGATGCTCCTGCTCCTGCAGAGGTAGCAGCATTTACTTTATTAAAAGAACAGCTAATGAATGTTTTAGATACTTTGAGTCCTAGAGAGAAAAATGTTTTAAAGCTTAGATTTGGGTTAGATGATGGAAGAGCTAGAACTTTAGAAGAAGTAGGTAAAGAATTCAAAGTTACCAGAGAAAGAATTAGACAAATAGAAGCTAAGGCTTTAAGAAAATTGCGTCATCCAAGTAGAAGTAAAAAATTAAAAGATTATTTAGAGTAG
- a CDS encoding tRNA (adenine(22)-N(1))-methyltransferase — protein MKLSNRIRHIINMCEYNKTIIDVGCDHGYISIGLLNFNKCLKCYAVDINREPLNIAMKNIKKYSLDSKVECILSDGFRWFDNLENLSAIIAGMGGTTIASIIDRDLDKIRHMNYILIQPNAYSKDIRKYLYEKQFHVEKEDVIYSKGIYYEYILIFPKQQENLNKEYINFLMCFDYDIPLCVFDNIGGKYNDFIKHKINKYNNILINLNESKLSTKYKYEIFSNRIKILKGVLV, from the coding sequence ATGAAGCTAAGCAATAGAATAAGACATATAATTAATATGTGTGAATATAATAAAACTATTATAGATGTAGGTTGTGATCATGGATATATATCTATTGGATTATTGAATTTTAATAAATGTTTAAAGTGCTATGCTGTAGATATTAATAGAGAGCCACTTAATATTGCTATGAAAAATATAAAAAAATACAGTCTAGATAGTAAAGTAGAATGTATTTTATCAGATGGATTTAGATGGTTTGATAATTTAGAAAATTTAAGTGCGATAATTGCTGGAATGGGAGGAACTACGATAGCATCTATAATAGATAGAGATTTGGATAAAATTCGACATATGAATTATATTTTGATTCAACCTAATGCTTATTCTAAAGATATAAGAAAATATTTGTACGAGAAACAATTCCATGTAGAAAAGGAAGATGTTATTTATAGCAAAGGAATATATTATGAGTATATACTAATTTTTCCTAAACAACAAGAAAATTTAAATAAAGAATATATTAATTTTTTAATGTGTTTTGATTATGATATACCACTATGTGTTTTTGATAATATAGGAGGTAAATATAATGATTTTATAAAACATAAGATAAATAAGTATAATAATATATTAATCAATTTAAATGAAAGTAAACTATCAACTAAATATAAATACGAAATATTTAGTAACAGGATTAAAATACTTAAAGGAGTTTTGGTATGA
- a CDS encoding Nif3-like dinuclear metal center hexameric protein yields the protein MKIYEFINKLEMLVPTNLALSYDNVGLLVGNLESDISGVYISLDINETIINKVLEFKINTIITHHPVIFNSIKNLNYSCDNIDIVRCIKHDINVISYHTNLDMIHNGINDELINILEFKYDNISVLEKSKIYPNLGIGRIIDLSESLDINTIIDKIRKNLYINNMRLVNNRNCKMDRIKRICIINGSGNSLIKLCYYKNIDLVITGDITYHTAFEAHKKNLSILDIGHFNSENFAYMNVIKKIFKTLDLDSSLNIIYDQVLTDVYKYI from the coding sequence ATGAAGATTTATGAATTTATTAATAAATTAGAGATGTTGGTTCCAACTAATTTAGCATTATCATATGATAATGTTGGTTTATTAGTTGGGAATTTGGAAAGCGATATTTCTGGGGTATATATTTCATTAGATATTAATGAAACTATAATTAATAAGGTTTTGGAATTTAAAATAAATACTATTATAACTCATCATCCGGTTATATTTAATTCGATTAAAAACTTGAATTATTCGTGTGATAATATTGATATAGTGAGATGTATAAAACATGATATTAACGTTATATCATACCATACTAACTTGGATATGATACATAATGGTATAAATGATGAATTAATTAATATATTAGAATTTAAATATGATAATATATCTGTTTTAGAAAAAAGTAAAATTTATCCTAATTTAGGTATAGGTAGAATTATAGATTTATCTGAAAGTTTGGATATTAATACAATTATAGATAAAATTAGAAAAAATTTATACATAAATAATATGAGATTAGTAAATAATAGAAATTGTAAAATGGATAGGATAAAAAGGATATGTATTATCAATGGTTCAGGAAATAGTTTAATTAAGTTATGTTATTACAAGAATATAGATTTGGTTATTACTGGAGATATTACATACCATACAGCTTTTGAAGCACATAAAAAAAACTTATCTATATTGGATATTGGTCATTTTAATTCGGAAAATTTTGCCTATATGAATGTAATCAAAAAAATATTTAAAACTTTGGATTTAGATAGTAGTTTAAATATAATTTATGATCAAGTTTTAACGGATGTTTATAAATATATTTAG
- a CDS encoding alpha/beta hydrolase, which translates to MVNKNLYVRIAFFLFGFMLLLNIVDNFVGYSAEYNIKKFMLYESKYLNFDYTRNYITLSIKNNNEESKFGLIFSPGAFIKEDAYLPILSELSKRGIKVYILKSSLFGMGDVNSILLKSNIKNYILVGHSLGGSKLLNYLKQENHYSQLVKGVVLLSSYGRNSQDFSDSNIKFISVVGSDDKIINFEKYENYKNNLPSSTKYLYIEGGNHSYFGNYGLQYGDSEGLISREFQQFIVIREILKLLEEI; encoded by the coding sequence ATGGTGAATAAGAATTTATATGTAAGGATAGCATTTTTTTTATTTGGATTTATGTTATTGTTAAATATAGTAGATAATTTTGTTGGTTATAGTGCTGAGTATAATATTAAAAAATTTATGTTGTATGAATCAAAATATTTAAATTTTGATTATACACGTAATTATATAACACTAAGTATTAAAAATAATAATGAGGAAAGTAAATTTGGATTAATATTCTCCCCTGGTGCATTTATTAAGGAAGATGCATATTTGCCTATTTTATCTGAATTGTCAAAGAGGGGTATTAAAGTATATATACTTAAATCTAGTCTATTTGGTATGGGTGATGTGAATTCTATATTACTTAAATCCAATATTAAGAATTATATTTTGGTAGGACATTCTTTGGGGGGAAGTAAGCTACTTAATTATTTAAAACAAGAGAATCATTATTCACAGTTAGTAAAAGGTGTTGTATTGCTATCTTCTTATGGGAGAAATAGTCAAGATTTTTCTGATAGTAATATAAAGTTCATTTCTGTCGTTGGAAGTGATGATAAAATAATTAATTTTGAAAAGTATGAAAATTATAAAAATAATTTACCAAGTAGCACTAAATATTTATATATAGAGGGTGGAAATCATTCTTATTTTGGTAATTATGGTTTACAATACGGTGATTCTGAAGGGTTAATTAGTCGTGAATTTCAACAATTTATTGTAATAAGGGAAATATTAAAATTATTAGAGGAGATATAA